One genomic region from Nostoc sphaeroides encodes:
- a CDS encoding COP23 domain-containing protein, protein MLRKSLSILGGIAVISGLGAVFSTPSYASPGPFSCDTNNLTTVVGEGRSVIMRWRTNQFSEAGYSPLQRCLEVSERFNSFYSSGQLDFITAGYVNGQPVVCATTSGGSCNRSNVLFTLNRRNKQNVAAILQTLFDNRAGASGAVINESSERVYIDVKKLIGEEAANTQTNSERQPKSGSQPASQPASGSW, encoded by the coding sequence ATGTTACGTAAATCTTTGAGTATTTTGGGTGGAATTGCGGTTATCAGTGGTTTAGGTGCAGTTTTCAGTACACCTAGTTATGCTTCTCCAGGCCCATTTAGCTGCGACACCAATAATCTGACAACAGTTGTGGGTGAAGGAAGATCAGTAATCATGCGTTGGAGAACAAATCAATTTTCCGAGGCAGGTTATAGTCCTTTGCAGAGATGTCTGGAAGTTTCAGAGCGATTTAACTCTTTCTACAGTTCAGGTCAGTTGGATTTTATCACTGCTGGTTACGTGAATGGACAACCCGTAGTGTGTGCTACTACCAGTGGCGGTTCTTGCAACAGATCCAATGTTTTATTTACCTTGAATCGTCGTAACAAGCAAAATGTAGCTGCTATTTTGCAAACATTATTTGATAACCGTGCTGGTGCATCTGGTGCAGTAATTAACGAATCTTCTGAGCGTGTTTATATTGATGTCAAGAAATTAATCGGTGAGGAAGCAGCAAATACTCAGACAAATTCTGAGAGACAACCCAAATCAGGAAGTCAGCCTGCCTCACAACCTGCAAGTGGCAGTTGGTAA
- a CDS encoding DUF72 domain-containing protein — MNFFIGCAVWAYKGWTGELYPQGTRTADFLHLYSRRFTTVEGNTTFYAVPNQETVTRWATETPAGFEFCLKLPRDITHQGLLKPYIPAALKFLEGMRLLGKRLGPIFAQLPPSYAPALLDDLTNFLEAWPRTEAPLALEVRHPDWFREPHASNLTALLEKLGVGRVLLDSRPIYTGDDDPQLRSQRRKPKLPLQLSVTAPFTLIRFISHPNLSVNQPFMEEWVKQIQQWLQMGVRIYFFVHCPIEARSPNTARHFQQLLEHSNTPVPPLPWNNLEHPPNQLSLWS; from the coding sequence GTGAACTTTTTTATTGGTTGTGCTGTTTGGGCATATAAAGGTTGGACGGGCGAACTCTATCCCCAAGGCACTCGCACTGCCGATTTTCTCCATCTCTACAGTCGTCGCTTCACCACTGTAGAAGGTAACACCACCTTTTATGCCGTACCTAACCAAGAAACTGTAACCCGTTGGGCTACCGAAACACCAGCAGGTTTTGAATTTTGTTTGAAATTACCGCGAGATATTACCCATCAAGGATTACTGAAACCTTATATTCCGGCTGCATTAAAATTTCTGGAAGGGATGCGCCTTTTAGGTAAACGTCTTGGCCCAATATTTGCCCAGTTACCACCCAGTTATGCACCTGCATTACTTGACGATTTGACCAACTTTCTGGAAGCTTGGCCGCGTACAGAAGCACCCCTAGCGTTAGAAGTTAGGCATCCCGACTGGTTCAGAGAACCCCATGCAAGTAATTTGACAGCGCTTTTAGAAAAGCTAGGTGTGGGACGGGTACTGTTAGACTCGCGCCCCATTTATACTGGAGATGATGACCCCCAGTTGCGATCGCAACGGCGTAAACCCAAATTACCATTGCAATTGAGTGTCACAGCACCTTTTACTCTGATTCGGTTTATTTCTCATCCAAATTTATCAGTGAATCAGCCGTTTATGGAAGAGTGGGTAAAGCAGATTCAGCAATGGTTGCAAATGGGAGTGCGAATTTATTTCTTTGTCCATTGTCCAATAGAAGCGCGATCGCCCAACACAGCCCGTCACTTCCAACAGCTATTGGAACACAGTAATACACCAGTTCCACCCCTACCTTGGAATAACCTTGAGCATCCCCCCAATCAACTCAGTCTATGGTCTTGA
- a CDS encoding ShlB/FhaC/HecB family hemolysin secretion/activation protein: MPWPLESRTWYLFVVACGFSLAVPSPSYADSSTTSALLESSAQTLAQGTNPAGDRNQERFPQAAPSPEPLPPQTQPELQPTPAPETTPPPESATIQVEKIEVTGSTLFKPEQFNPITQPLVGRSVTLEELQQASDAITQLYLEKGYINSRAILVNPTNPGSVVEIRVIEGGIEQIQVQGTKRLNADYVRSRVALGISKPFSTAKLEEQLRLLRTDPLLSNVEASLRPGTGTGQSIVVVRVTETEPFNAAFTIDNYSPPAVGSERLGINASYRNLTGIGDELLASYYRTTRGGANLYDFSYRVPLNPMNGTLQIRTAINDNKVIQEPFDIFDIQGESQLYELSYRQPLVRTLRHEFALSLGFTIQNGQTFTFAGPTPFGFGPDQDGNSRTRVIKFAQDYLRRDAQGAWLFRSLFSLGIDALDATKNVDPIPDGQFFSWLGQVQRVQRLSSNNLLIAQGEIQLTPDGLLPAQQFVIGGGQSVRGYRQNVRAGDNGVRFAIESQITLEKNASGNPTLQLAPFFNLGYVWNIPDNPNNIPRQKFLAGIGVGVLWELIPRLNLRLDYGLPLVELDDRGNNAQDDGFYFNLGYQL; encoded by the coding sequence ATGCCCTGGCCTTTGGAATCAAGAACGTGGTATCTATTTGTGGTTGCTTGCGGGTTTTCTCTGGCAGTTCCATCGCCTAGTTACGCAGATTCATCTACTACATCTGCGTTGTTAGAATCTTCCGCCCAGACGCTGGCGCAAGGAACAAATCCAGCAGGCGATCGCAATCAAGAAAGGTTTCCCCAAGCTGCTCCCAGCCCAGAACCTCTACCACCACAGACCCAACCAGAATTACAACCAACACCAGCCCCAGAAACTACACCACCACCAGAATCTGCAACTATTCAAGTAGAAAAAATCGAAGTTACGGGGAGTACACTATTTAAACCAGAACAATTCAATCCGATTACTCAACCGCTTGTGGGACGTAGTGTAACCCTCGAAGAACTCCAACAAGCATCTGATGCAATTACGCAACTGTATTTAGAGAAAGGTTACATTAACTCTAGAGCAATTTTGGTCAATCCTACCAATCCTGGGAGTGTAGTAGAAATTCGCGTCATTGAAGGTGGAATTGAGCAAATCCAAGTGCAAGGGACAAAACGCCTCAATGCTGATTATGTGCGATCGCGTGTGGCTTTGGGCATTAGTAAACCTTTTTCTACAGCTAAATTAGAAGAGCAATTAAGATTGTTACGAACTGACCCTCTGCTGTCGAATGTCGAAGCCAGTTTGCGACCGGGTACTGGCACGGGTCAAAGTATTGTCGTAGTTAGAGTTACAGAAACTGAACCCTTCAATGCTGCTTTTACAATTGATAATTATTCTCCGCCTGCCGTTGGTTCAGAACGCTTAGGCATCAATGCGAGTTATCGTAATCTCACGGGTATAGGTGATGAATTACTTGCAAGTTATTACCGCACAACTCGTGGAGGGGCAAATCTTTATGATTTCAGCTATCGAGTACCACTCAATCCGATGAATGGGACTTTACAGATAAGAACAGCAATTAATGATAACAAAGTTATTCAAGAACCCTTTGATATTTTTGATATTCAGGGAGAGTCTCAGTTATATGAACTAAGTTATCGCCAGCCGCTAGTGCGAACTCTGAGACATGAATTTGCTTTATCATTAGGTTTTACAATCCAGAATGGTCAAACCTTTACCTTTGCTGGGCCTACACCCTTTGGCTTTGGCCCTGATCAAGATGGTAACAGTCGCACTCGTGTGATTAAATTTGCACAAGATTATCTCCGTCGTGATGCTCAAGGTGCTTGGTTGTTCCGCTCTTTATTTAGCTTGGGAATTGACGCATTAGATGCGACTAAAAATGTTGACCCCATCCCTGATGGTCAATTTTTTAGTTGGTTAGGACAAGTGCAACGAGTCCAACGGTTGAGTAGCAACAACCTTTTAATTGCTCAAGGTGAAATTCAACTGACACCAGATGGTTTATTACCTGCACAGCAATTTGTTATCGGTGGCGGTCAGTCAGTACGTGGTTATCGGCAAAATGTCCGTGCTGGTGATAACGGAGTCAGATTTGCTATAGAAAGCCAGATAACACTTGAAAAAAATGCTAGTGGTAATCCAACTTTACAATTGGCACCATTTTTTAACTTAGGATATGTTTGGAATATACCTGATAACCCTAACAACATCCCCAGGCAAAAATTTTTAGCTGGTATAGGCGTAGGGGTTTTATGGGAACTAATACCACGTCTTAATTTACGTTTAGATTATGGTTTGCCTTTAGTTGAATTAGATGATAGGGGAAACAACGCTCAGGATGATGGCTTTTATTTCAATTTAGGATATCAGCTTTGA
- the nifH gene encoding nitrogenase iron protein, producing MTEQKIRQIAFYGKGGIGKSTTSQNTLAAMAEMGQRILIVGCDPKADSTRLMLHSKAQTSVLQLAAERGAVEDIELEEVMLTGFRDVRCVESGGPEPGVGCAGRGIITAINFLEENGAYKDVDFVSYDVLGDVVCGGFAMPIREGKAQEIYIVTSGEMMAMYAANNIARGVLKYAHTGGVRLGGLICNSRNVDREIDLIETLAKRLNTQMIHYVPRDNIVQHAELRRMTVNEYAPDSNQSNEYRTLATKIIDNRNLTVPTPIEMEELEELLIEFGILESDENTAMLVGKSATEAPVK from the coding sequence ATGACTGAGCAAAAGATTAGACAAATAGCTTTCTATGGTAAAGGCGGTATTGGTAAATCTACCACTTCCCAAAACACCTTAGCAGCAATGGCTGAAATGGGTCAACGCATCCTGATTGTTGGTTGCGATCCTAAAGCTGACTCTACCCGTTTGATGCTCCACAGTAAAGCTCAAACAAGCGTTCTTCAATTGGCTGCTGAACGCGGCGCTGTAGAAGATATTGAACTCGAAGAAGTAATGCTGACCGGTTTCCGCGATGTACGTTGTGTAGAATCTGGTGGCCCTGAGCCTGGTGTAGGTTGCGCTGGTCGTGGTATTATCACCGCCATCAACTTCTTAGAAGAAAACGGTGCTTACAAAGACGTTGATTTTGTAAGTTACGACGTTTTGGGTGACGTTGTGTGCGGTGGTTTTGCTATGCCTATCCGTGAAGGTAAGGCACAAGAAATCTACATCGTTACCTCTGGTGAAATGATGGCGATGTATGCAGCTAACAACATCGCTCGTGGTGTTCTCAAATATGCTCACACTGGCGGCGTGCGCTTGGGTGGTCTGATTTGTAACAGCCGTAACGTTGACCGGGAAATCGACTTAATCGAAACCTTGGCAAAACGTTTGAACACCCAAATGATTCACTACGTACCTCGTGACAACATTGTACAACACGCAGAATTGCGCCGGATGACTGTTAACGAGTATGCACCTGACAGCAATCAAAGTAACGAATATCGGACATTGGCTACCAAGATTATCGACAACAGGAATCTCACTGTCCCCACCCCCATTGAGATGGAAGAGTTAGAAGAGTTGTTGATTGAATTCGGTATCCTCGAAAGCGACGAAAATACCGCAATGCTAGTTGGTAAGAGTGCTACTGAAGCACCCGTAAAGTAG
- a CDS encoding S1 family peptidase — MFNRYCLPSCFIGAVIVTVASPAFAKQALLPTNVANIAKSTVVRIEPSINSAGSGVIIGRYQERGKNVYVVLTAGHVVQHSDDEYKVVTPVPKEGKKRLKIAISTQKDIQKLPGLDLAIVRFRSDRNFNVATVGNSDFTTEGAGVYIAGFPNPGEAIKRRVFQFTSSLISSRLDGEVAEDEKEQAVDKGYALVYTSVTRAGMSGGPVFDVSGRLVGIHGRGDREETSRASKVTSERSQESGSQTVAGKTGFNLGIPISTFLRIVPNAVSKLGISIDKSEPGIFNNTIALRGGNRTSATVPPNTNIQEEEDESAIEVVSESKPKRTPNTQVSPSRPTSTQPRPKPNNTSTPAGGKLW; from the coding sequence ATGTTTAATCGATATTGTTTACCAAGTTGCTTTATTGGGGCCGTAATTGTGACTGTTGCTAGTCCTGCCTTTGCCAAACAAGCATTACTGCCAACTAATGTTGCCAATATTGCCAAATCAACTGTGGTACGCATTGAGCCGTCCATCAATTCTGCCGGTTCAGGGGTAATTATTGGGCGCTATCAAGAGCGAGGCAAAAACGTTTACGTTGTACTGACGGCAGGACACGTTGTCCAGCATAGTGATGATGAATATAAAGTAGTTACACCTGTACCCAAAGAAGGGAAAAAGCGGCTAAAAATTGCGATTTCTACCCAGAAAGATATTCAGAAATTACCTGGTTTAGATTTGGCAATTGTTAGATTTCGGAGCGATCGCAACTTTAATGTAGCGACTGTGGGTAATTCTGACTTTACAACCGAAGGTGCTGGGGTGTACATTGCTGGATTTCCTAACCCTGGTGAAGCGATTAAACGGCGTGTCTTCCAGTTCACCTCTTCTCTAATTTCTAGTCGTCTAGATGGAGAAGTAGCAGAGGACGAGAAAGAACAAGCTGTTGATAAAGGATATGCTCTGGTTTATACCAGCGTTACCAGAGCAGGTATGAGCGGTGGCCCTGTATTTGATGTGTCCGGGCGATTAGTAGGTATTCATGGTAGAGGTGATAGAGAAGAAACCTCTCGCGCAAGCAAAGTAACTTCAGAAAGAAGTCAAGAAAGTGGTTCTCAAACCGTTGCCGGTAAAACAGGTTTTAATTTGGGTATTCCCATCAGCACTTTTCTGCGAATAGTGCCGAATGCCGTGAGTAAACTGGGCATAAGTATTGATAAATCTGAACCGGGGATCTTCAATAACACCATTGCCTTAAGAGGTGGCAATAGGACATCTGCAACAGTTCCACCTAACACCAATATTCAAGAAGAAGAAGACGAATCAGCTATCGAAGTTGTGTCGGAGTCAAAACCGAAACGCACCCCAAACACTCAAGTATCCCCATCCCGTCCGACTTCCACCCAGCCTAGACCTAAACCCAATAATACTTCCACTCCTGCGGGTGGTAAGCTTTGGTAA
- a CDS encoding S1 family peptidase yields MGFSKFSVISAISCLCFVSSAEAVYSTVQERIAAAPEISQSSGELSINDLRAKSRAITVKIMAGETWGSGIIIEGRGQLYTVLTNAHVLRIGDNYRIQTPDGRTYSGRLSRNDNFNDDDLATINFQSRRNYAIASIAQSPLKIGDETFASGFPNDSNRWLFTIGKVENLLPQSFQGGYQIGYSNDIFKGMSGGPILNRRGELVAINGRHKHPLWGNPFIFLDGSTPIAKIRAKFEQSSWAVPIERFLRRIPEFAQGAVYPRAELPDPIFPVSPQPPTPVNDTPIPANNLTRYRRVW; encoded by the coding sequence ATGGGTTTTTCTAAATTCAGTGTAATTAGTGCGATCAGCTGTCTATGTTTTGTTTCATCAGCAGAGGCTGTGTACTCCACAGTTCAGGAAAGAATCGCTGCTGCTCCAGAGATTAGTCAGTCTTCAGGGGAATTGTCAATTAACGATTTACGTGCGAAAAGTCGGGCAATTACCGTGAAAATTATGGCTGGGGAAACTTGGGGTTCAGGAATTATTATTGAGGGTCGAGGACAGCTTTACACTGTCCTGACAAATGCTCATGTTTTAAGGATAGGTGATAATTATCGCATCCAGACTCCCGATGGGAGAACATATTCTGGGCGACTCAGCAGAAATGACAATTTTAATGATGACGATTTAGCAACTATTAATTTTCAAAGTAGGAGGAATTATGCGATCGCCTCAATTGCCCAATCACCTTTAAAAATTGGTGACGAAACTTTTGCATCTGGTTTTCCCAATGACTCAAATCGCTGGTTATTCACCATCGGCAAGGTCGAAAATTTACTACCCCAATCTTTCCAAGGCGGCTATCAAATCGGTTACAGTAACGACATCTTCAAAGGGATGAGTGGCGGCCCCATACTCAACCGCCGTGGGGAATTAGTAGCCATCAATGGCCGACACAAACATCCTCTATGGGGAAATCCCTTCATTTTTCTAGATGGTTCTACTCCAATAGCCAAAATTCGCGCCAAATTTGAGCAATCAAGTTGGGCTGTTCCCATAGAGAGGTTTCTCCGCCGCATCCCTGAATTTGCTCAAGGAGCAGTTTACCCAAGAGCAGAGTTACCTGACCCAATTTTCCCAGTTTCTCCCCAACCCCCAACTCCTGTAAATGACACCCCAATTCCTGCAAATAACTTAACTCGTTATCGCCGGGTTTGGTAA
- a CDS encoding bifunctional sterol desaturase/short chain dehydrogenase: MIKMLAENLMGIETLQINWVWLNASLQFASWALFSLLLAEVLRDSYHALCHQVNWLAKWHNKHHSAYRRDLSIVSLKIYQESQLYHDILESSLLLVVLIAIALIVQQLGLWLGVAYGCTFLYGASVRYFQGKIDTDYNHLPGPLETIPSIWWVNRSYHWRHHFDDVNAYYSGVFPLVDKILGTGLSLKGKTIALTGASGALGQALAAELVKNNAKVVALTTNPEKLVEQVGVKVVPWQLGNEAELRNSLEKVDILIINHGINVYASRTSEAINSSYEVNTFSALRLMDIFLTTVTGPQAKATKEIWVNTSEAEVSPALSPLYELSKRALGDIVTLKRLDGDCVIRKLILGPFKSQLNPYGVMSAQQVAGAILFFARRDFRNIIVAINPLTYLLFPLKETSTSLYYRVFSRTAKSEQDLRKQ; this comes from the coding sequence ATGATAAAAATGCTAGCTGAAAACTTGATGGGAATTGAGACATTACAAATTAATTGGGTTTGGCTAAATGCCAGCTTACAATTTGCTAGTTGGGCACTCTTCTCACTTTTACTCGCTGAGGTGTTGAGAGACAGTTACCATGCTTTGTGTCACCAAGTGAATTGGCTTGCTAAATGGCACAACAAACACCATAGCGCTTATCGCCGCGATTTATCGATAGTTTCGCTGAAAATTTATCAAGAATCCCAGCTTTATCACGACATTTTAGAGTCGAGTCTACTGCTAGTGGTCTTGATAGCCATTGCCTTAATTGTCCAGCAACTGGGGTTATGGCTGGGAGTAGCTTATGGTTGCACCTTCTTGTATGGTGCGTCTGTGCGATATTTTCAGGGAAAAATTGATACAGATTACAACCACCTACCCGGCCCTTTAGAGACAATACCATCCATTTGGTGGGTGAATCGGTCTTACCATTGGCGGCATCATTTTGATGATGTCAACGCTTACTACAGTGGTGTCTTTCCCCTAGTGGATAAAATTCTTGGTACAGGACTGTCTCTCAAAGGTAAAACCATCGCTTTAACCGGAGCATCAGGAGCGTTGGGACAAGCATTAGCGGCTGAACTTGTGAAGAATAATGCAAAAGTTGTCGCATTAACCACTAATCCAGAAAAATTAGTAGAGCAAGTTGGTGTGAAAGTGGTTCCCTGGCAGTTGGGTAATGAAGCCGAACTGAGAAATAGTTTAGAAAAAGTAGATATTTTAATTATTAACCACGGAATCAATGTCTACGCCAGCCGCACATCGGAGGCTATCAACTCTTCTTATGAGGTGAATACCTTTTCAGCATTGCGGTTGATGGATATATTTTTGACAACTGTAACAGGGCCACAAGCAAAAGCAACCAAGGAAATCTGGGTAAATACTTCTGAGGCTGAGGTTTCTCCAGCACTGAGTCCGCTTTATGAACTCAGCAAAAGAGCGCTAGGAGATATTGTTACCCTCAAGCGTTTGGATGGGGATTGTGTAATTCGTAAGTTAATTCTTGGCCCGTTTAAGAGTCAACTTAATCCTTATGGAGTGATGTCTGCACAGCAAGTTGCTGGTGCTATCTTATTTTTCGCTCGACGAGACTTCCGAAATATTATTGTGGCAATAAATCCTCTCACCTATCTGCTGTTTCCCTTAAAAGAAACTAGCACGTCACTATACTATCGAGTCTTCAGCCGGACAGCGAAAAGTGAACAGGACTTACGCAAACAATAG